The region CAATACGTTCGATTGGCAGTTTGTAGCGGGAGGCAAAATCAACAAAAGAGTGACAATCACTTTACATAAACATGACAAATATTCAGGCGAAGCTTAGTTAGGCTTTGAAGTAAGCTTTTCTCTTGAACTCGACATGACGGAACTGAAAATGAGGTGATGTTGCATTGCCCTTGATATCCGGTAGGCAGTCGTCAAGCAAAGCAGAGTTTTGCGATCTATATACATCAACAGTCGTCCACAGGAAAATGGATAGATTTAGTGATGTTAGATATGTCAGTTTTCCACTTGCGTGGATCTGTCGTATCACTTCACAGTTATTGTGTGACGAATGGCCAGTGCGAGAGGCTGCTCTGTTGATCTTCTGTAAACCCATTTCTCACCAGTGCTTCCGTTTGCAGAGTCTTTCGGTAAGGGAGTGGAGAAGCTTGCTGCACTGGCTGGATATCAGTGGATTGGCGCTGTACTTTCTACATCGAATCGTTGAGCTGCAGTTAGTCGATTGGCTCCCCCCTCACGTATTGGAACGCTTGCGAGGAAATCTTGCCGACAACACTGAACGAACTCGAGGTATGATCGCAGAGTCGATTGCTATCCAGCAGGAATTCCAAACATCGCGTCTTTCCTATGCCAACCTGAAAGGCTTGTCGCTCTGGCCGAGTTCTGTACCAAGGCCGGAACTGCGGTCCCAGTTTGATCTGGACTTTCTCTTAGCGGAAGATAGCGCTCAGGAAGCGAGGAGAATTCTCGAACGGAGAGGCTACCGTCTATACGTTGCAAGTGGCAGGAGTTGGGAGTTCAAGCGTAATGAAAAGCCGGGGATCTCCTTGAAGGACCTGTACAAGGCTTTGCCGTCTCATGCTGTTGAATTGCATATCGAATCCACGGGGCCAGACCGATTCTCCTCGCTAGAGCGGGTAGAAAGACGTGAACTGCATGGGTATATGATGCCGGTGCTCTCGCCGGTTGACCTGTTCTTAGGACAGGGGCTTCATGCTTACAAACATGTGTGCAGCGAGTTCTCACGCGTAGCCCATCTGCTAGAGTTTCGTCGTCATGTCCTCGTTCGTCGGAATGATCAAGCCTTTTGGAGCGAGCTTCGGTCAACAGCGGAAGGGAATCCTAGAGCAAGGCTAGGGCTCGGAGTGGTCGTGTTGCTGATCGCGCATGTCATGGGAAATTTTGCTCCAGAAGAGCTAACAGACTGGACAGTCAAGTGTCTTCCCCGATCCGCGCGACTATGGGTAGAGACATATGGAAGGCGAGTCGTCTTTGGTAGCATTCCGGGTAGCAAACTGTATCTATTGCTGCAGAAGGAGCTCGAGATTGCAGGAGTTCCGGCGAAGCGGCCACTTCGCCAAATACTGTTGCCCCTGCGTTTTCCCCCTCCCGTTATACGAGCGTTTCCGAACGAGACTCTCACAGTGCGACTTCGCCGGTATCGTATGCAATTAGGCTTTATCCTCCTTCGTCTACGCTTCCATATCGTAGAAGGACTTCGCTACGCATGGGAGTCGCATCGTTGGCAGCGGAGAATCGATCGGCTTGAATCATGACGACTCCTTTGCGTCCGGCCGCCGCTGCCTTCAACACGGTCGCGCCGATTTTTGATCAACGCTTCGGTCAGTGGCTAAGCGTAGCTGCACAGCGCTGTGCGGTACGTACAGCGCTGCTGCGAAGATTTCCAATGGGAGGCCATATCCTGGAATTGGGTGGGGGGACGGGGGAGGATGGTCTATTCCTTGCTGAGCGCGGCTTCAATATATTTCTCACCGATCCTTCGCCTGCCATGGTGTCCTTGGCAAAGGCAAAACTGGCTCCGTTCGGCGCTCAGGTCGAAGTTGCAGGGGGAGAAGATCTGGAAGATTTAGCATCGCGTTATCTCTCCACAGGTGGTGCATTGTTTGACGGAGCCTTCTCGAATTTCGCGCCGCTTAATTGCGTTGTTGATCTGGAGACGGTGGCATATGGGCTTGCACGACTGCTCAAACCAGGCGCTGCGGCAATGCTGGTACTTTTCGGTACTTTCTGCCCCGGTGAGATGGTGACAGAAGTGCTTCGGGGGAGGCCCCATTTGGCGCTGCGGCGTCTTTCGCGCGTCGAAACGCCAGCGCGCCTCTCCAAGCACGCCTTTCATGTCATCTATCATCGCCGTGCCGCATTGCTTCGTG is a window of Edaphobacter dinghuensis DNA encoding:
- a CDS encoding class I SAM-dependent methyltransferase, producing MTTPLRPAAAAFNTVAPIFDQRFGQWLSVAAQRCAVRTALLRRFPMGGHILELGGGTGEDGLFLAERGFNIFLTDPSPAMVSLAKAKLAPFGAQVEVAGGEDLEDLASRYLSTGGALFDGAFSNFAPLNCVVDLETVAYGLARLLKPGAAAMLVLFGTFCPGEMVTEVLRGRPHLALRRLSRVETPARLSKHAFHVIYHRRAALLRAFAPWFVLERRLGIGVMVPPSAAEPWISNHPRLLALAERMDRVVSRPMAIFGDHILYQFRRNAEK